The Falco peregrinus isolate bFalPer1 chromosome 1, bFalPer1.pri, whole genome shotgun sequence genome has a window encoding:
- the SELENOS gene encoding selenoprotein S, with the protein MELGGGGPAAGPGPAALGRGGLEFLQHTVGSLLANYGWYILLAAVAIYFLVQKISQGLAGRPGSLAAAADAAVEPDVVVRRQEALAAARLRMQEELNAQAERYKEKHRQLEEEKRRQKIAMWESMQEGKSYKGNLKLNQQEVESGASTSSAVPKSKPNKKPLRGGGYNPLSGEGGGTCSWRPGRRGPSAGG; encoded by the exons atGGAGCTGGGGGGCGGTGGGCCCGCGgcgggccccggcccggcggcgctggggcgggggggcctCGAGTTCCTGCAGCACACGG TGGGCTCCCTGCTGGCCAACTATGGCTGGTACATCCTCCTGGCCGCCGTCGCCATCTATTTCCTCGTCCAGAAGATCTCTCAGGGCCTGGCGGGGAGGCCCGGCAGCCTGGCGGCAGCGGCTGACGCAGCGGTGG AACCGGATGTGGTGGTTAGAAGGCAGGAAGCTTTGGCAGCAGCTCGCCTCAGGATGCAAGAGGAGTTGAATGCACAAGCAGaaagatacaaagaaaaacacagacag CTTGAAGAAGAGAAGCGAAGGCAGAAGATAGCAATGTGGGAAAGtatgcaagaaggaaaaagctaTAAAGGAAACCTGAAACTGAATCAG CAAGAAGTAGAATCTGGTGCCTCCACCTCATCAGCAGTCCCAAAatctaaaccaaacaaaaagccctTGCGAGGAGGTG GCTATAACCCCCTGTCTGGAGAAGGAGGTGGAACTTGTTCCTGGAGACCAGGCCGGAGAGGCCCGTCAGCAGGTGGATGA
- the SNRPA1 gene encoding U2 small nuclear ribonucleoprotein A': MVKLTAELIEQAAQYTNAVRDRELDLRGYKIPVIENLGATLDQFDAIDFSDNEIRKLDGFPLLRRLKTLLMNNNRICRIGENLEQALPSLTELILTNNNIAELGELDPLSTVKSLTYLSILRNPVTNKKHYRLYVIHKVPQVRVLDFQKVKLKERQEAEKMFKGKRGAQLAKDIARRTKTFNPGAGLPTDKKKAGPSPGDVEAIKTAIANATTLAEVERLKGLLQAGQIPGRERKSGPSEDGEEEMEEDAVPNGS; this comes from the exons aTGGTGAAGCTGACGGCGGAGCTGATCGAGCAGGCGGCGCAGTACACCAACGCCGTCCGCGACCGCGAGCTCGACCTGCGCG GCTATAAAATCCCAGTTATTGAGAACTTGGGTGCCACTCTGGACCAGTTTGATGCAATTGATTTCTCTGACAATGAGATTCGTAAACTGGATGGATTCCCTCTGTTGAGAAGGCTGAAAACTCTTCTGATGAATAACAATAGGATTTG TCGGATTGGTGAAAACCTTGAAcaggctctgcccagcctgACGGAGCTCATTCTTACCAACAACAACATTGCTGAATTG GGTGAACTGGATCCACTATCAACTGTTAAATCATTGACTTACCTGAG CATTTTAAGGAATCCTGTAACAAATAAGAAGCATTACAGATTGTATGTAATCCACAAAGTTCCCCAGGTCAGAGTGCTGGATTTTCAAAAAGTGAAACTCAAA GAGCGacaggaggcagagaaaatgtTCAAGGGCAAACGGGGTGCACAGCTTGCAAAGGATATTGCCAGGAGAACAAAAAC CTTCAATCCAGGTGCTGGTCTGCCAACTGATAAAAAGAAAGCTGGGCCTTCCCCTGGGGATGTTGAGGCGATTAAG ACTGCTATAGCAAATGCTACAACTTTGGCTGAAGTGGAGCGACTGAAAGGCTtactacaggctggtcagatTCCTGGCAGAGAACGAAAATCAG GCCCGTCGGAGGACGGTGAGGAAGAAATGGAGGAGGACGCAGTTCCCAACGGCTCGTAG